The Temnothorax longispinosus isolate EJ_2023e chromosome 7, Tlon_JGU_v1, whole genome shotgun sequence genome contains a region encoding:
- the Ap-2mu gene encoding AP-2 complex subunit mu, which produces MIGGLFVYNHKGEVLISRVYRDDIGRNAVDAFRVNVIHARQQVRSPVTNIARTSFFHIKRANIWLAAVTKQNVNAAMVFELLLKIIDVMQSYFGKISEENIKNNFVLIYELLDEILDFGYPQNCDTGVLKTFITQQGVKSATKEEQAQITSQVTGQIGWRREGIKYRRNELFLDVLEYVNLLMSPQGQVLSAHVAGKVVMKSYLSGMPECKFGINDKIVMEAKGMKGGGGLGGGGDDPTGARSGKPVVVIDDCQFHQCVKLSKFETEHSISFIPPDGEFELMRYRTTKDISLPFRVIPLVREVGRTKMEVKAVLKSNFKPSLLGQKIEVRVPTPLNTAGVQLICLKGKAKYKASENAIVWKIKRMAGMKETQLSAEIDLLETDTKKKWTRPPISMNFEVPFAPSGFKVRYLKVFESKLNYSDHDVIKWVRYIGRSGLYETRC; this is translated from the exons ATGATAGGGGGTCTATTTGTTTACAACCACAAGGGAGAGGTGCTCATCTCCCGAGTGTATCGGGATGATATTGGCCGTAACGCAGTGGATGCATTTCGTGTCAATGTCATCCATGCGCGGCAGCAAGTACGCTCGCCTGTAACCAACATTGCCAGAACGTCGTTTTTCCATATAAAGCGCGCTAACATCTGGTTAGCCGCCGTCACCAAGCAAAATGTTAACGCGGCTATGGTATTCGAGCTGCTGCTGAAGATCATAGATGTTATGCAGTCGTACTTCGGCAAGATTTCAGAAGAGAACATTAAGAACAATTTCGTGCTTATTTACGAGCTGCTCGACG agatACTTGACTTTGGATATCCACAGAACTGTGATACAGGAGTGCTGAAGACATTTATCACTCAGCAAGGCGTGAAATCAGCCACCAAGGAAGAACAAGCTCAAATAACATCGCAAGTCACCGGTCAGATCGGATGGAGACGAGAGGGTATCAAGTACAGGCGTAACGAACTTTTCCTGGACGTACTTGAATACGTGAATCTATTGATGAGCCCTCAGGGTCAGGTTCTCAGCGCTCATGTTGCTGGAAAG gtGGTAATGAAATCCTATTTATCCGGAATGCCGGAATGCAAGTTTGGGATCAACGACAAGATCGTTATGGAGGCTAAGGGCATGAAAGGAGGTGGTGGATTGGGAGGCGGTGGAGATGATCCCACAGGCGCTAGATCCGGCAAGCCGGTTGTCGTTATCGATGACTGCCAATTCCATCAGTGCGTTAAGCTTAGCAAATTCGAGACCGAACATTCCATTAGTTTTATACCGCCGGATGGTGAATTTGAGCTGATGAG ATACCGTACCACGAAGGATATATCATTGCCCTTCCGCGTGATACCGTTAGTACGCGAGGTGGGCCGGACGAAAATGGAAGTTAAGGCGGTCCTGAAATCAAACTTCAAGCCCTCGTTGCTGGGGCAGAAGATAGAGGTGCGCGTACCGACGCCGTTAAATACCGCCGGCGTGCAGCTGATATGTTTGAAGGGTAAGGCGAAGTACAAAGCATCGGAGAACGCGATCGTATGGAAGATCAAGCGCATGGCCGGCATGAAGGAGACGCAGCTGTCCGCCGAGATCGATCTGCTCGAGACGGACACGAAGAAGAAATGGACGAGGCCGCCGATATCGATGAATTTCGAAGTGCCGTTTGCGCCGTCCGGCTTCAAAGTGCGCTACTTGAAAGTTTTCGAGTCCAAATTGAATTACTCCGATCACGACGTGATAAAATGGGTTCGTTACATAGGCCGCAGCGGCCTGTACGAGACGCGGTGTTAA